Proteins encoded together in one Hevea brasiliensis isolate MT/VB/25A 57/8 chromosome 16, ASM3005281v1, whole genome shotgun sequence window:
- the LOC110655313 gene encoding E3 ubiquitin-protein ligase SINAT5 has product MELDGIDCVSSSDGLDEDEIHHHNLHHHRHQFSSSKPHNAGANNNNNINNVVGPVGIAPATSVHELLECPVCTNSMYPPIHQCHNGHTLCSTCKTRVHNRCPTCRQELGDIRCLALEKVAESLELPCKYCNLGCPEIFPYYSKLKHEVVCNFRPYNCPYAGSECSIVGDIPFLVSHLRDDHKVDMHTGCSFNHRYVKSNPHEVENATWMLTVFHCFGRYFCLHFEAFQLGMAPVYMAFLRFMGDETEARRYSYSLEVGANGRKLIWEGSPRSIRDSHRKVRDSHDGLIIQRNMALFFSGGDRKELKLRVTGRIWKEQQSPEASVCIPNVCS; this is encoded by the exons ATGGAGTTGGATGGTATCGACTGTGTGTCATCCTCTGATGGGTTGGATGAGGATGAGATCCATCACCACAATCTTCATCATCACCGCCatcaattttcttcatcaaagcctCACAATGCCGGCGCCAATAATAACAATAACATCAACAATGTCGTCGGTCCCGTTGGAATCGCTCCAGCCACCAGCGTCCATGAGTTGCTAGAATGCCCTGTTTGCACCAATTCTATGTACCCACCCATCCATCAG TGTCATAATGGGCACACACTGTGTTCTACCTGTAAAACAAGGGTACACAATAGGTGCCCCACTTGTCGGCAGGAGCTCGGGGATATTAGGTGTTTAGCTCTAGAGAAGGTGGCTGAGTCACTTGAATTGCCATGCAAATATTGCAACTTGGGGTGCCCGGAGATATTCCCATATTACAGTAAACTCAAGCATGAGGTAGTTTGCAACTTCAGACCATATAATTGCCCATATGCTGGATCAGAATGCTCTATTGTTGGAGATATTCCTTTCCTTGTTTCTCATTTGAGGGACGATCACAAGGTGGACATGCACACAGGATGCTCTTTCAACCATCGATATGTTAAGTCAAATCCCCACGAGGTGGAGAATGCAACTTGGATGCTGACG GTCTTTCATTGTTTTGGCCGATACTTCTGCCTTCACTTTGAGGCCTTTCAGCTTGGTATGGCCCCCGTTTACATGGCTTTCCTTCGTTTCATGGGTGATGAGACGGAGGCTCGTAGATACAGCTATAGCCTTGAGGTTGGGGCAAATGGCAGGAAACTCATCTGGGAGGGTTCCCCACGAAGCATCCGAGATAGCCATCGGAAGGTGAGGGATAGTCATGATGGTCTGATTATTCAACGAAACATGGCACTTTTCTTTTCTGGAGGTGATAGGAAAGAACTAAAGCTTAGAGTTACTGGAAGGATATGGAAGGAACAACAAAGTCCTGAAGCTTCTGTGTGCATACCAAACGTCTGTAGCTAA
- the LOC110655279 gene encoding glutathione S-transferase F9-like isoform X2, whose product MVQPVLLSIVSCFALLRRVLNLKLYLWILRKKKGENKSPDYLNLQPFGVIPVIQDRDYTLYESRAIISYIAEKYKFQGTDLLGKSNEERGLVEQWLEVEAPNYHPHVYNLAIHALSASVLGFPPDEKLIQESEAKYLAGDFFSLANLSHLPFMHCLLGPHQ is encoded by the exons ATGGTGCAGCCTGTGCTTCTGTCAATCGTGTCTTGCTTTGCCTTATTGAGAAGGGTATTGAATTTGAAACTGTACCTGTGGATcttaagaaagaagaaaggagagaATAAAAGCCCTGATTATCTCAACTTACAG CCTTTTGGAGTAATTCCTGTAATTCAAGATAGAGATTACACTTTATACG AATCACGAGCAATCATAAGTTATATTGCAGAAAAATACAAGTTCCAGGGGACTGATTTGCTTGGAAAGAGCAATGAAGAGAGGGGCCTGGTGGAGCAATGGCTAGAGGTGGAGGCACCGAACTACCACCCCCATGTTTACAACTTGGCCATTCACGCATTATCTGCCTCAGTCTTGGGATTTCCTCCAGATGAGAAGCTCATCCAAGAGAGTGAAGCAAAGTACTTAGCTGGGGATTTCTTTAGCCTTGCTAATCTTAGCCACCTTCCCTTTATGCACTGCTTGCTTGGCCCCCATCAATAA
- the LOC110655279 gene encoding glutathione S-transferase F9-like isoform X1, producing MVQPVLLSIVSCFALLRRVLNLKLYLWILRKKKGENKSPDYLNLQVSIFSYFFCIFILAMICSDFASISCQFKPFGVIPVIQDRDYTLYESRAIISYIAEKYKFQGTDLLGKSNEERGLVEQWLEVEAPNYHPHVYNLAIHALSASVLGFPPDEKLIQESEAKYLAGDFFSLANLSHLPFMHCLLGPHQ from the exons ATGGTGCAGCCTGTGCTTCTGTCAATCGTGTCTTGCTTTGCCTTATTGAGAAGGGTATTGAATTTGAAACTGTACCTGTGGATcttaagaaagaagaaaggagagaATAAAAGCCCTGATTATCTCAACTTACAGGTTTCTATTTTTTCCTATTTCTTTTGTATATTCATTCTGGCCATGATTTGCTCTGACTTTGCTTCTATTTCCTGTCAATTCAAGCCTTTTGGAGTAATTCCTGTAATTCAAGATAGAGATTACACTTTATACG AATCACGAGCAATCATAAGTTATATTGCAGAAAAATACAAGTTCCAGGGGACTGATTTGCTTGGAAAGAGCAATGAAGAGAGGGGCCTGGTGGAGCAATGGCTAGAGGTGGAGGCACCGAACTACCACCCCCATGTTTACAACTTGGCCATTCACGCATTATCTGCCTCAGTCTTGGGATTTCCTCCAGATGAGAAGCTCATCCAAGAGAGTGAAGCAAAGTACTTAGCTGGGGATTTCTTTAGCCTTGCTAATCTTAGCCACCTTCCCTTTATGCACTGCTTGCTTGGCCCCCATCAATAA